Proteins from a genomic interval of Capsicum annuum cultivar UCD-10X-F1 chromosome 4, UCD10Xv1.1, whole genome shotgun sequence:
- the LOC107868910 gene encoding craniofacial development protein 2-like has translation MEVKRVSDRLMKIKLVIGGFTLHVYSVYAPQVCLEEKVKARFWENLDEVVRSVPISKKIVITGDFNGHIGILPEVYDDMHSDFGFGVRNGEGTALLEFLRAFKMVWWNEEVKKKVEVKKGVYVKLIESKDEEEKQVNRKVYKVARKVAKLAVTAAKSATLESLYAGLKEKDKEKRLLRIAKVRDRKGHDLDLVNCIK, from the exons ATGGAGGTTAAGAGAGTCAGTGATAGGCTAATGaagattaagttggtcattggaggtTTTACGCTGCATGTGTACAGTGTTTATGCACCACAGGTATGCTTGGAAGAGAAAGTGAAGGCAAGATTTTGGGAGAatttagatgaggtggtgagaagcgTGCCTATCTCAAAGAAGATAGTCATAacaggggacttcaatgggcacattgggaTCCTACCAGAAGTCTATGATGATATGCATAGTGATTTTGGTTTTGGTGTTAGAAATGGTGAGGGTACGGCTCTGTTGGAGTTTTTGAGGGCCTTCAAgatggtg tggtggaatgaagaagtgaaGAAAAAAGTAGAGGTTAAGAAGGGGgtgtatgttaagttgattgagagtaaagatgaagaggagaaaCAGGTGAATAGAAAGGTTTACAAAGTAGCAAGAAAGgtggctaagttagcagttacagcTGCTAAGTCAGCAACATTAGAGAGCTTATATGCGGGGTTAAAAGAGAAAGACAAGGAAAAGAGGTTGCTCAGGATCGCTAAGGTTAGGGATCGGAAGGGTCATGACCTCGATCTAGTGAATTGCATTAAATGA